The Trichocoleus sp. FACHB-46 region ACGGTGCAGTAAATCATATCTAACTTAGCTTCTGGAGTAGTTGCTGGCTCCGCGTCGGAAGTCAGACTCGACTCACTCATGTCCCTGCTGGCGTCAGGCTGGGTTGCACCCGAGAGGGTAGCATTAACCGTTAAACTCAGCCCTGCTGGATTATGGTTGAGGGCGTTGGTGAGGAGGTTTTCAAACACCCGTCTGAGTTGCAAAGGATCAGCGGCGGCAGAAAGTAGCTCTGGCGCAATCCGATTAGTCAGGGTGGCCCCATTCTTGGCTAGCAATGGCTCCAAGTCTTCAGTCAGCCCCTGCACGAATGAATGCAAGTTAATCGGCTCTGGTTGTAGCACCAGACTACCCGCTGCACTAAAATGAGCATCTAGAAGCAGGTTGAGCAAGCTCAGTTGGCGATCGCTACTGTGGATCATGCGCTGCAAAACAGACTGAGAAATAGAAACCGTTGCTTCAGCTTGCTTCTGAGCTCTTTGCTGCAAATTTTCTAGGACTAACAAGGTGCCCACGATGGGTGTACGGAGGTCATGAGAAATGGCGTGCAAAAACTCTTCTTTGAGTTGATTCAGTTCTTGCAATTCCACCATTTTTTGCTGCAATTGCAGATTTTGAGTTTGGAGTTGCTGTTGTAACCGACGGACGGTGAGGTGAGTTTCAATCCGAGCTAGCACTTCTTCAATTTGGAACGGTTTGACAATATAGTCCACCCCACCCACAGCAAAGGCTTTTACCTTATCTAAAACGTCTTCTAGGGCACTAATAAAGATCACTGGGATGTCACGGCTTTGGTCGTCCGCTTTGAGTTGTTGGCAGACTTCATAGCCGTTCATTTGGGGCATGTTGATGTCTAGCAAAATTAGGTCGGGTGGTTCCGCGCCGACTCCCATTAACGCCATCGCCCCATTAATCACACTGCGGACCTCATATCCCTGCCCCGTTAGCATGGTGGATAAAAGGCGCAGGTTGTCTGGTGTATCATCCACGATGAGGATATTTCCTCGAGAAGCATCAGGTTGCATGCAGTCAGCGATTTAGCTTGATCAAGTAAGAGATGCTGAAAATCTTACAGTGAATTGCACCCAGTCTCTAGCTAATCAAAGATTCAGTTAACTCCACCAGAAGGTCAAAGCGATAGTGCTTGACGAGATCTTTTAAGCTGTTAGCTAATCGGCTATGGTTTTGCGGAATCTGTTCCAGCAGTTGTAGCACTAAATTGGCATTGACTCTAGTTGCGGCTGTGTGTAATTCGGCAATCCAGGCCAGCGGCATTATCCTCAAATCCTCACATTTGACATTTTGAATTCGAGGTAGCGAGTTGCTCGTAGATCGAGCTCCGATCGCGGCAAAGCGTTTTGCCAACTCTGCATCGGTTTTTGCGGGTTCATAGAGATACTCGGCTCCTAAATAAGCGGCAATTTTGTCAAAAATTACTTGTTCTCGGAATGGCTTGCGGACGAGGTCATCACAGCCGGAAGCCAAGATTGTGGCTCGTTGTTCTTCAAAGGCGCTGGCAGTTAAGGCGATGATCACAGTTCTATGCGCTCTAACGGGGGCGGTGGCTTCTAAGCGGCGAATTTGGCGAGTGGCTTCATAGCCATCCATCACAGGCATTCGCATATCCATCCAAATTAGGTGGGGTTGCCAGCTTTGCCATTGGGCGATCGCTTCTTGTCCATTGGTCGCTAGAGCCGTCTCAAAACCCACCATTTGTAGAAGTTGCTCGATGAATTTGCAGTTCTCTGGGCGATCGTCTACGACTAGAACTCGATAAGTTGGTTGGTTGGGAGCTAACCGGAGGACTCGGCCTCTAGCAGTCGCTTGAGCTGATTCTACAGGTAAAGCGGCCAGGGTAAGCGGCACCCAAAACTGGAAGCTTGACCCCTGCGCAATGGTGCTGCTGACCGTCAGTTCACCCCCCATCAACTGCACAAATTGGCGGCTAATTGTTAACCCCAGTCCAGTGCCTTCCCTGGCTTGAGTTCCACTAGTGGTTTGGACAAAGGGTTGAAACAGGCTGTCTATCTCTTCCGGCGCGATGCCACTTCCGGTGTCTTCAACGGCTACACAGAGGTGATAGCTAACTCCCGCAGCTCGATTTTCGGTTTGAATGCTGGCTCGTAGCCGTACCTCACCCCTGTCTGTGAACTTCACGGCATTACTTAAAAGATTGATCAAAACTTGGCGGAGTTTGCCTTCATCTATCAAGACGTAGGGAGGCAAATCAGGTGCAAGTTCAAATTGCAGAGACAGTTGCTTCGCTTCGGCTCGGATTTGAAACATCTCCTGAAGCGTGTAGAGTAGCTGATGCAAGTTGAAGGCTGTAGGATGCAAAGTCATCCGTCCCGCTTCAATTTTGGACATTTCTAGGACATCATTAATCAGGTTGAGCAAATGTTCTCCACTACGATTAATGATTTCTAGGGATTCTTCTTGCTGATCTGTTAGGGCAGGGTCACGCTCCATCAATTGAGTAAAGCCGAGGATGGCGTTCAGGGGCGTTCGCAACTCATGGCTCATATTAGCTAAAAAGATGCTCTTGGAGCGGTTGGCAGCTTCCGCAGCTTCTTTGGCAATGCGTAGCGCTTCCTCGGCTTGATGTCGCGCCCGCCCAATGGCAATCAGCTCGCCTACCAATTTCAGGAGGCTCAATTCCTCTTGGCTCCAAGTTTTAGGGCTATGAACCACATCCATCCCTAGAAAACCCACGACTTTATCGGCGTGAGACATAGGAACTGCTACCAGCGACTGCACAGACTCATGCTCAAACAAACGCCTCTCTGGCATTTCTGGTGAGAGCTGAGCCAGATTGGGAATGTGAACTACATTGCCGCTCAAGATCAGACGATGGAAACGCAGAAACATTTCTACCGGATTTTCTCTGACCTCAAGCGTTAAGGGTAGAACTCCAGATGCGCACCACTCATGGACAATCTGGGCGATCGCTTGATCTGGAGAGTACTCAAAAATGCAGCTCCGCTCCGCTCCAAAAAATTGCGCGATCGCCTGCAAGCTGAAGTCAACGGCTGTCTCTAAGTCTTGGTCAATAAACTGCCGAGAAATGCTGCTGAGTAAGCTTTCTACTTGGGCTCGATACTGCACGGCCTCATCGGCTTGCTTGCGTTCTAGCTCTGCACCTGCACGAGCTGCAAAAATCCGCATGATCAGCTCTCGTCCTGCATCGGGTGACATTGGTTTCACATCCATCACCCCCAAAATGCCCAGGATATCTCCTGCTGCATCGACTAACGGAATCCCTAAGTAGCTCTCAACTGCGATCGCGGTGAAGTCGGAAATGCTGGGGAAAAGGGTCGGCAAGTCTTCCGAGTAATAGCAAACTTGGCCTTTAATCACCTGGCCACAGGGCAAATTCTCTGTGTTGTACTCGAAGTTCTCGTCAATTTTGCTATCTCCCCACACTGCCAAAGTACAAGCTTTGGTTTTAGTTGCGTTGATGAAGCGGCTGACAAAGGCGTAACGGACTTGCAGCACCTCCGCTAGGTAGCGCACACAAGACTGAAAGAACTCATCTCCTGTTTTGGCTGCCGTTCCTTCCACAATTAAGCGCAGCGCTTCTTCTCGTTGTTTGCGATCGGTGATATCCTCCATGACAAAATCGAGATAGTTTTCTGCTGGGTTCAGACGGAAGGATAGTAGAACCCAGATTATGGTTCCACTACGTTGACGCAATTCAAGTTCAAAGTTTTTTACTTCTCCATATTGCTGAACAATGTCTGCAATACGCTGGCTATCATCTGGATTAACGTAAACAAACTCTGGAGAGAGCGGCGTACCAATTACCTCAGCGACAGAAGCATATCCAAGCATTTCCGCACAGCGTTGATTGGCCTCTAAAATGCCTCCCACTTCTAAACGAGCGCGACCAATCCCCACCTGAGAGTTCTCAAAAATATTGCGGTATTTAACCTCACTTTCTCGCAGTGCTTCCTCAGCTTGCTTGCGCTCAGTAACATCGTGAGCAATTCCCAAAATAGTAATCTGGCCGTTGGAGTCTTCAATAGGTGAGATATTGGCGGTAAACCAATGCCAACTGCCATCTTTATGTCTGAACCGAACTTCATCTCCTGACTGCTTTTCTCGAAGTTCCACCACTCTACGAACCAATTCAATGGGTTTAGACAAGTCGTCAGGATGAATAAATTCAGCAGTATAGCGACCCTCCATTTCTGATACACTGTGGCCCAGAATAGAACTTATATTGGGAGAGACATAAGTGAGCCTTCCGTCTAGGTCGTGGAGGAAGATAATATCATTGGCATTCTCTACGATGGTACGAAACTTCAGTTCACTTTGCTGAAGCGCTTCCTCTACGCGCTTGCGTTCATTGATGTCGCGAGCGACCCCAATAATAATTAACTGGCCATTTGCATCTCGCGAAGCGGCTAGATTAGAAACTAACCAGGAATAGCTGCCATCTTTGCATCTAGCTCGATACTCGATTTCGGAATTCTTCTCGCCTGTGGCGACAACATGGGCGATCGCGCTGGCACATCGGGATAAATCCTCAGGGTGAATAAAAGGCGCAAAGGAGTCCCCAAGTAGTTCACTCGGTTCAAAACCCATGATGTTACGCAAGTTGGGCGACAGATAGGAAAAAATGCCTTCAGGATTAATCACGTAAAGGGTGTCATGAGCGTTCTCGACAATGGTGCGAAACTTTAACTCACTCTCCTCTAGAGCCGCTTCCACCTGCTTGCGCTGGGTGGCATTGGTGCCGACCGAAAGAATTTCTACCAGATTTCCTTGGTCATCCAAGATCGGTTTATTGGCCCAAACAATCCAGACGCGATCGCCGTTCTTGCACAGATTTTCATTCTCATTCAGGAGATAGTTTTCTGGGTGCAGACAAATATCTACCATTAACGCTTGTAAGTCGCGCCCAGAGGTTTCGGTCTCCGGAACAATCGTGCCAACCACATTACGACCGATGATCTCATGGCTCTCGAAGCCAAGCAAACGCTGGCCGTAATCATTCATGAACAGGATATCACCATTGGTATCCCAGCGTAGAATGATGCAGTTGGCTGTCTGCACTAAATCTCGATACTGAAGTTCGCTGGCTCGGAGGGCGGCTTCGGCTCGCTTCAGTTCGCTGATGTCTCGCCCTAAAACCACCAAGCCTTTGCGCTCCCCATCTGGATCAAATAAAGGCACCTTAATGAGGTCAAGAATCTTCACTGTGCCATCAGCGCGAAGACAGATCTCCTCGATGCGCTGAATTGCTTGGAGTTGCCAAGCTTCTTGATCGGTCAGGTGGCAAGTACTGAGGATGTCCCCATAAGAGTGACTGAATTGAGCCAACTCAGCATCTGTTTTACCTTTA contains the following coding sequences:
- a CDS encoding hybrid sensor histidine kinase/response regulator → MDDTPDNLRLLSTMLTGQGYEVRSVINGAMALMGVGAEPPDLILLDINMPQMNGYEVCQQLKADDQSRDIPVIFISALEDVLDKVKAFAVGGVDYIVKPFQIEEVLARIETHLTVRRLQQQLQTQNLQLQQKMVELQELNQLKEEFLHAISHDLRTPIVGTLLVLENLQQRAQKQAEATVSISQSVLQRMIHSSDRQLSLLNLLLDAHFSAAGSLVLQPEPINLHSFVQGLTEDLEPLLAKNGATLTNRIAPELLSAAADPLQLRRVFENLLTNALNHNPAGLSLTVNATLSGATQPDASRDMSESSLTSDAEPATTPEAKLDMIYCTVQDNGIGINQAQRDRLFERYVRGDRTRSIGIGLGLYLCRQIIQAHGGEIGVTSLPGAGTTFWFTLPLAAQ
- a CDS encoding PAS domain S-box protein, with translation MNTPGNPATSAQLHSAIAELQQEVQHLQQDQQAREAAYSKLKSEYKQLEAQLHLANQQGHIVGEIALRIRQSLDLEQILNTTVVEVQQFLEADRVCLCFITDDWQTKIVAESVLPDWHSLLGTTITDVTFSQEMLARFEAGILAISDISELGLSDSASQLLLERCQIKASLGVPIKVDQPFQATPLPAYSTRSSSTYDGDRGFWILMADQCSETREWQPFEIELLEQLGNQVAIAIQQAKLFQQLAALNANLEQEVESRTAELRCSNALLKAQQEAALDGILVVDENRSIVSYNQRFCQLWRIPELAMQNQHSGQLIELVIDKVEQPEVFRAQIDYLYQHIEEITYDEILLKDGRTLERYSIAARSPQGHYYGRVFYFRDISEAKREEVVRKQTEAALRESEERLRTLINATPDIICFKDGEGRWLESNQANLDFFELKELEYKGKTDAELAQFSHSYGDILSTCHLTDQEAWQLQAIQRIEEICLRADGTVKILDLIKVPLFDPDGERKGLVVLGRDISELKRAEAALRASELQYRDLVQTANCIILRWDTNGDILFMNDYGQRLLGFESHEIIGRNVVGTIVPETETSGRDLQALMVDICLHPENYLLNENENLCKNGDRVWIVWANKPILDDQGNLVEILSVGTNATQRKQVEAALEESELKFRTIVENAHDTLYVINPEGIFSYLSPNLRNIMGFEPSELLGDSFAPFIHPEDLSRCASAIAHVVATGEKNSEIEYRARCKDGSYSWLVSNLAASRDANGQLIIIGVARDINERKRVEEALQQSELKFRTIVENANDIIFLHDLDGRLTYVSPNISSILGHSVSEMEGRYTAEFIHPDDLSKPIELVRRVVELREKQSGDEVRFRHKDGSWHWFTANISPIEDSNGQITILGIAHDVTERKQAEEALRESEVKYRNIFENSQVGIGRARLEVGGILEANQRCAEMLGYASVAEVIGTPLSPEFVYVNPDDSQRIADIVQQYGEVKNFELELRQRSGTIIWVLLSFRLNPAENYLDFVMEDITDRKQREEALRLIVEGTAAKTGDEFFQSCVRYLAEVLQVRYAFVSRFINATKTKACTLAVWGDSKIDENFEYNTENLPCGQVIKGQVCYYSEDLPTLFPSISDFTAIAVESYLGIPLVDAAGDILGILGVMDVKPMSPDAGRELIMRIFAARAGAELERKQADEAVQYRAQVESLLSSISRQFIDQDLETAVDFSLQAIAQFFGAERSCIFEYSPDQAIAQIVHEWCASGVLPLTLEVRENPVEMFLRFHRLILSGNVVHIPNLAQLSPEMPERRLFEHESVQSLVAVPMSHADKVVGFLGMDVVHSPKTWSQEELSLLKLVGELIAIGRARHQAEEALRIAKEAAEAANRSKSIFLANMSHELRTPLNAILGFTQLMERDPALTDQQEESLEIINRSGEHLLNLINDVLEMSKIEAGRMTLHPTAFNLHQLLYTLQEMFQIRAEAKQLSLQFELAPDLPPYVLIDEGKLRQVLINLLSNAVKFTDRGEVRLRASIQTENRAAGVSYHLCVAVEDTGSGIAPEEIDSLFQPFVQTTSGTQAREGTGLGLTISRQFVQLMGGELTVSSTIAQGSSFQFWVPLTLAALPVESAQATARGRVLRLAPNQPTYRVLVVDDRPENCKFIEQLLQMVGFETALATNGQEAIAQWQSWQPHLIWMDMRMPVMDGYEATRQIRRLEATAPVRAHRTVIIALTASAFEEQRATILASGCDDLVRKPFREQVIFDKIAAYLGAEYLYEPAKTDAELAKRFAAIGARSTSNSLPRIQNVKCEDLRIMPLAWIAELHTAATRVNANLVLQLLEQIPQNHSRLANSLKDLVKHYRFDLLVELTESLIS